The proteins below are encoded in one region of Sphingobium sp. CR2-8:
- the cbiE gene encoding precorrin-6y C5,15-methyltransferase (decarboxylating) subunit CbiE: MVKSAPLTWLTIIGVGEVGPDGLSAASQAALAQAEVVMGPARHLALLPAITCTAIEWPVPFSDGIVRLLAHRGRRVVMLASGDPFWFGAGSSVSRHLDQGEWVAIAAPSTFTLAAARLGWPLQDVACLGLHAAPLERLTPHLAPRQRILALLRDGDAVAALAGYLTGQGFGPSVLHVLEALGGPRERVRQVTADALSFADITHPVAVGIDCAGHGDPLPLTAGRPDHWFASDGQITKRPVRALTLSALAPRAGELLWDIGAGSGSIGIEWLLAHPANRACAIEADLVRADRARANAAALGVDRLKVVVGTAPDTLPPGPLPDAVFIGGGLSEALLDTLWARLPARTRLVANAVTLESEALLTRWHGQTRGSLLRIELADAAPLGNRHGWRARYPVVQWSVTL, from the coding sequence ATGGTTAAGTCCGCTCCTCTAACGTGGTTGACGATCATCGGCGTCGGCGAGGTCGGGCCGGACGGCCTTTCCGCTGCGAGCCAGGCGGCGCTGGCGCAGGCCGAAGTGGTCATGGGACCGGCGCGGCATCTGGCGCTGCTGCCCGCGATTACCTGTACCGCGATCGAATGGCCAGTGCCGTTTAGCGACGGAATCGTGCGCTTGCTGGCCCATCGCGGGCGGCGGGTGGTGATGCTGGCGTCCGGCGATCCGTTCTGGTTCGGCGCGGGGAGCAGCGTATCCCGACATCTCGATCAGGGCGAATGGGTAGCGATTGCCGCGCCCTCAACCTTCACGCTGGCCGCCGCACGATTGGGCTGGCCACTTCAGGATGTGGCCTGCCTTGGCCTGCACGCCGCGCCCTTAGAGCGACTTACACCCCACCTAGCGCCGCGACAACGCATCCTGGCACTGTTGCGCGATGGCGACGCGGTGGCCGCGCTCGCGGGCTATCTGACCGGGCAGGGCTTTGGCCCATCGGTGCTGCATGTGCTGGAAGCGCTGGGCGGTCCGCGCGAACGGGTGCGCCAAGTGACGGCGGACGCGCTGTCGTTCGCCGACATCACCCATCCGGTTGCGGTCGGCATCGACTGTGCCGGGCACGGTGACCCCTTGCCATTGACGGCGGGCCGCCCGGATCACTGGTTCGCGTCCGACGGGCAGATCACCAAGCGTCCGGTGCGCGCGCTGACCCTGTCGGCGCTGGCCCCGCGTGCGGGTGAACTGCTGTGGGACATTGGCGCGGGATCGGGATCGATCGGGATCGAATGGCTGCTGGCCCACCCGGCCAACCGGGCCTGCGCGATAGAGGCGGATCTGGTGCGCGCCGATCGGGCGCGGGCCAACGCCGCCGCGCTGGGCGTTGACCGGCTGAAAGTGGTCGTCGGGACGGCGCCGGATACCTTGCCACCGGGGCCATTGCCCGATGCAGTGTTCATTGGCGGTGGATTGTCGGAGGCACTGCTGGACACGCTGTGGGCGCGGTTGCCCGCCAGAACGCGGCTGGTGGCCAATGCGGTGACGTTGGAATCAGAAGCGCTACTGACGCGGTGGCATGGCCAAACGCGCGGCAGTTTGCTGCGAATCGAGCTGGCCGATGCCGCGCCGCTTGGCAACCGGCACGGGTGGCGGGCGCGCTATCCGGTGGTGCAATGGAGTGTGACGTTGTGA
- a CDS encoding cobalt-precorrin-6A reductase codes for MPNVLLLGGTTEASALARLLAAQGIAATLSYAGRTENPRAQPVPVRVGGFGGVAGLTDYLRDHSVTHLVDATYPFAATMSGHTAEAARRAGVAHIALTRRAWEPVAGDCWTRVADIDGAVTALTGQARRVMLALGRMHVEAFAAQPQHHYLLRFVDAPERPPGLPHHTLIVDRGPFTAAGDSALMQAHTIDLVVCKNAGGSGAEAKLIAARALGLPVLMIDRPAVPGRVEVYRPEDVLVWLGHYAESKAERGV; via the coding sequence ATGCCCAATGTCCTCCTGCTGGGCGGCACGACCGAGGCCAGCGCGCTCGCCCGATTGCTTGCGGCGCAAGGCATTGCGGCAACGCTCAGCTATGCCGGACGGACGGAAAACCCCCGCGCTCAGCCGGTTCCGGTGCGGGTTGGCGGGTTCGGCGGGGTGGCCGGGCTGACCGATTATCTGCGCGACCATAGCGTGACCCATCTGGTGGACGCGACTTACCCCTTTGCCGCGACGATGAGCGGCCATACGGCGGAAGCCGCCCGGCGGGCGGGGGTGGCCCATATCGCGCTGACCCGCCGCGCGTGGGAGCCGGTTGCCGGGGACTGCTGGACCCGCGTTGCCGATATCGACGGCGCGGTCACCGCGCTGACCGGACAGGCCCGCAGAGTCATGCTGGCGCTGGGGCGGATGCATGTCGAAGCCTTCGCCGCCCAGCCTCAGCACCACTATCTGCTGCGCTTCGTGGACGCGCCGGAGCGGCCGCCGGGCCTGCCCCATCATACCCTGATCGTTGATCGCGGGCCATTCACTGCCGCCGGTGACAGCGCATTGATGCAGGCCCACACCATCGATCTGGTGGTGTGCAAAAACGCGGGCGGCAGTGGCGCCGAGGCCAAGCTGATCGCCGCGCGGGCGCTGGGCCTGCCGGTCCTGATGATCGACCGTCCCGCCGTTCCGGGCCGGGTAGAGGTCTATCGCCCAGAGGATGTGCTGGTGTGGCTGGGTCATTACGCCGAATCCAAGGCCGAGCGGGGGGTGTAG
- the cobJ gene encoding precorrin-3B C(17)-methyltransferase, protein MSGWLSIAGLGPGDEALMTPEVTAALAGASDVIGYIPYVARIAPREGLTLHPSDNRVELDRAAQALDLAAQGRRVVVVSSGDPGVFAMAAAVFEALEAGPDLWRDLVIQVLPGITAMLAASARAGAPLGHDFCAINLSDNLKPWPLIEKRLRLAAEADFAMAFYNPRSKARPEGFERVLGLLRAVCGPDRPILFARAVSTPDEHLRIVPLGQARADMADMRTMVIVGSSLTRIIERPIGPILYTPRSALDSA, encoded by the coding sequence ATGAGCGGCTGGCTATCCATCGCCGGTCTGGGACCGGGTGACGAGGCGCTAATGACCCCCGAAGTCACCGCCGCTCTAGCCGGGGCGAGCGATGTTATCGGCTATATCCCCTATGTGGCGCGCATCGCCCCGCGTGAGGGGCTGACGCTGCACCCCTCCGACAACCGGGTGGAACTGGATCGCGCGGCCCAGGCGCTGGACCTCGCGGCGCAGGGGCGACGCGTGGTGGTGGTGTCCTCTGGCGATCCCGGCGTGTTCGCCATGGCTGCAGCCGTGTTCGAGGCGCTGGAGGCTGGTCCGGACCTCTGGCGCGATCTCGTTATCCAGGTGTTGCCGGGCATCACGGCGATGCTGGCCGCCAGCGCACGGGCGGGGGCGCCGCTGGGGCACGATTTTTGCGCGATCAACCTGTCGGACAATCTCAAGCCGTGGCCATTGATCGAAAAGCGGCTGCGGCTGGCAGCGGAGGCTGACTTTGCCATGGCGTTCTACAACCCGCGGTCGAAAGCCCGGCCCGAAGGTTTCGAACGCGTGCTGGGATTGCTGCGCGCGGTGTGCGGGCCGGATCGCCCGATCCTGTTCGCCCGCGCCGTATCGACGCCCGACGAGCATTTGCGGATCGTACCGCTGGGTCAGGCCCGCGCGGACATGGCCGATATGCGCACGATGGTGATCGTCGGATCGAGCCTTACGCGGATCATCGAACGCCCAATCGGGCCGATCCTCTACACCCCCCGCTCGGCCTTGGATTCGGCGTAA
- a CDS encoding cobalamin biosynthesis protein CobG, with amino-acid sequence MTSPEVKGWCPNSWHPMMAGDGLLMRVKPRLGRLTRTQVLGLCEAASAHGNALIDVTARANLQLRGVRESGWQVLLDRLQALDLVDGDPMIEQRRNVLIAPDWRAGDDNQRIAGALLNRLDELPDLPGKAGFVIDAGQTCILGGDAGDFRIERGGDGHLILRADGRATGVTVAAGQEVDTLIALAHWFAASGGAEAGRMARHTVPLPEWACGDIVPAPSAARIVPGVHDLGEAYGLPFGRIEARILTGAMKSSSAAAVRITPWRVLLVEGAPAVNTAGLLSDPADPLLHVDACPGAPCCPQATVETRDLARRLAPHVTGRLHVSGCAKGCAHPRPADVTLTGRDGLFDLSLNARAGGSAVRSALGPADILAHFGTA; translated from the coding sequence ATGACCAGCCCTGAGGTGAAAGGCTGGTGCCCCAATTCATGGCACCCGATGATGGCGGGCGACGGGCTGCTGATGCGGGTAAAGCCCCGGCTTGGCCGCCTGACCCGCACACAAGTGCTGGGCCTGTGCGAGGCCGCCAGCGCGCACGGCAATGCCCTGATCGACGTGACCGCTCGCGCCAATCTCCAGCTTCGCGGGGTGCGCGAAAGCGGTTGGCAGGTGCTGCTCGACCGCTTGCAGGCGCTGGATCTGGTGGACGGTGACCCCATGATCGAACAGCGGCGAAATGTCCTGATCGCGCCGGATTGGCGGGCGGGGGATGACAACCAGCGGATTGCGGGGGCGTTGCTAAACCGGCTGGATGAACTGCCCGATCTGCCGGGCAAGGCGGGTTTTGTCATCGACGCCGGTCAGACATGTATTCTCGGTGGCGATGCGGGCGATTTCCGCATCGAGCGCGGCGGCGATGGCCACCTGATCCTGCGCGCCGATGGTCGCGCCACCGGTGTGACGGTTGCCGCAGGTCAGGAAGTGGACACGCTGATCGCGCTCGCCCACTGGTTTGCCGCCAGTGGGGGCGCTGAAGCCGGGCGCATGGCGCGGCACACGGTTCCCCTGCCCGAATGGGCCTGCGGTGACATTGTGCCCGCGCCGTCGGCCGCTCGCATCGTGCCCGGCGTCCATGATCTGGGCGAGGCTTATGGCCTGCCATTCGGCCGGATAGAGGCGCGGATACTGACCGGGGCGATGAAATCATCATCAGCCGCAGCGGTGCGGATCACACCATGGCGCGTGCTGTTGGTGGAAGGCGCGCCCGCCGTGAATACCGCGGGTCTGCTCAGCGATCCTGCCGATCCGCTGCTGCATGTCGATGCCTGCCCGGGCGCGCCCTGCTGCCCCCAGGCCACGGTTGAAACCCGCGATCTTGCCCGCCGCCTTGCCCCGCATGTCACCGGACGGCTGCATGTTTCGGGCTGTGCCAAGGGCTGCGCCCACCCGCGTCCCGCCGATGTCACGCTGACCGGCCGGGATGGCCTGTTCGATCTTTCCCTTAACGCGCGCGCCGGAGGGTCTGCGGTTCGCTCCGCGCTTGGCCCGGCCGACATTCTTGCCCATTTTGGAACCGCTTGA
- a CDS encoding HoxN/HupN/NixA family nickel/cobalt transporter — protein sequence MIASVASASLSLRRRIGALFTGLIAANIAVWIWAYSLFHAQPLMLGTAVLAWGLGLRHAVDADHIAAIDNVTRKLMQDGQRPVSVGFWFAIGHSGIIAIASITIAVTASALSGFGVFKEIGSVVATVISAIFLFTIAGMNLVILRSVWRTFGHVRAGGHYADDDLDLLLGGRGLLSRLFRPMFRLVNKSWHMAPLGFLFGLGFDTATEVAILGMSASQAVNGLSIGTILVLPALFAVGMALIDTADGVVMLGAYEWAFVKPIRKLYYNITITLISAIVAIVIGGIETLALIGDKLDLKGWPWSLAAKLGENFNSLGFAIIGLFVLCWLASFAIYRWKRLDEIEVTVVA from the coding sequence ATGATCGCATCTGTCGCATCGGCGTCCCTATCCTTGCGCCGCCGGATCGGCGCTTTGTTTACGGGGTTGATTGCCGCCAACATTGCCGTGTGGATCTGGGCCTATAGCCTGTTTCATGCGCAGCCCCTGATGCTGGGCACCGCCGTGCTAGCGTGGGGACTTGGCCTGCGTCACGCGGTCGATGCCGATCATATTGCGGCCATCGACAATGTGACGCGCAAATTGATGCAAGATGGTCAGCGCCCGGTTTCGGTCGGTTTCTGGTTTGCGATCGGGCATTCCGGCATCATTGCGATTGCATCTATCACCATCGCTGTGACGGCCAGCGCGCTGTCGGGGTTCGGTGTCTTCAAGGAAATCGGCAGCGTGGTCGCGACCGTAATTTCCGCGATTTTCCTGTTCACCATCGCGGGCATGAATCTGGTCATCCTTCGCTCGGTCTGGCGGACGTTTGGCCATGTTCGCGCGGGCGGCCACTATGCTGACGACGATCTGGACCTGCTGCTGGGTGGTCGCGGCCTGCTCTCGCGGTTGTTCAGGCCGATGTTCCGTCTCGTGAACAAAAGTTGGCATATGGCCCCGCTGGGTTTTCTGTTCGGGCTGGGGTTCGATACTGCAACCGAAGTCGCCATTCTGGGCATGTCGGCCAGCCAGGCGGTCAATGGCCTGTCGATCGGCACGATACTGGTGCTGCCCGCGCTGTTCGCGGTCGGTATGGCTCTGATCGATACGGCGGACGGCGTGGTGATGCTGGGCGCTTATGAATGGGCTTTCGTAAAGCCGATCCGCAAGCTCTATTACAACATCACCATCACCCTGATCTCGGCCATCGTGGCCATTGTCATCGGCGGGATCGAGACGCTGGCCCTGATAGGTGACAAACTTGATCTGAAGGGGTGGCCCTGGAGCCTTGCCGCCAAACTGGGCGAGAATTTCAACAGCCTCGGCTTCGCCATCATCGGACTGTTCGTGCTGTGCTGGCTCGCCAGCTTTGCGATCTACCGCTGGAAACGCTTGGACGAGATCGAGGTCACAGTCGTTGCCTGA
- the cobI gene encoding precorrin-2 C(20)-methyltransferase, producing MSITGTIHGVGLGPGSPDLLSVRADRLVRGARHVAYFRKAGRPGQARRIVEGMLRADVIEIPMEYPVTTEIPLSDPRYNDCLSTFYAECTARLGALAQAGVDVVVLCEGDPFFYGSFMHLHGRLAGVVPVAVVPGITGMAGAWNATDIPITWGDDVLTIAMATLPEDELARRIRDTDALVVMKIGRNLPKLRRAVAAAGREDAAWLVEHAAIPGQRVTRLIEATSVTPYFSILLIHGQGRRP from the coding sequence ATGAGCATCACGGGAACCATCCATGGCGTCGGGCTTGGTCCCGGCTCGCCCGATCTGTTGAGCGTGCGCGCCGACCGGCTGGTGCGCGGGGCGCGCCATGTCGCCTATTTCCGCAAGGCCGGGCGACCGGGACAGGCGCGGCGGATTGTCGAGGGCATGTTGCGCGCCGACGTGATCGAAATCCCGATGGAATATCCGGTGACGACCGAAATTCCGCTGTCCGACCCCCGCTACAACGACTGTCTCTCAACCTTCTATGCCGAATGCACCGCCCGCTTGGGCGCGCTGGCGCAGGCGGGCGTGGACGTGGTCGTGCTGTGCGAGGGTGATCCGTTTTTCTATGGCTCGTTCATGCATCTTCATGGCCGGTTGGCGGGCGTCGTCCCGGTGGCGGTGGTGCCGGGCATCACCGGCATGGCCGGGGCTTGGAACGCGACCGACATTCCCATCACCTGGGGCGATGACGTGCTGACCATTGCGATGGCGACCCTGCCCGAGGACGAACTGGCGCGGCGCATCCGCGATACCGATGCGCTGGTGGTGATGAAGATCGGGCGCAACCTGCCCAAATTGCGCCGTGCGGTGGCAGCGGCGGGGCGTGAGGACGCGGCCTGGCTGGTCGAACACGCCGCCATACCCGGCCAGCGTGTCACGCGGTTGATTGAGGCGACCAGCGTCACACCCTATTTCTCGATCCTCCTAATTCATGGCCAAGGGCGCCGTCCATGA
- a CDS encoding precorrin-8X methylmutase, with product MPHIYETDGAFIYRQSFATIRLEADLAHFSADEEPVAVRMIHAAGMVDLAAHIRFSPGFAQAASAALAAGAPVLCDARMVSEGITRARLSASNPIVCTLNAPPVADMARAMGNTRSAAALELWRPHLAGAVVAIGNAPTALFHLLNMLEDPDCPRPAAIIGCPVGFVGAAESKAALWDALPVPCCIVAGRLGGSAITVAAINALASRAE from the coding sequence ATGCCCCATATCTATGAAACCGATGGCGCGTTCATTTATCGCCAGTCCTTCGCCACGATCCGCCTCGAAGCCGATCTGGCGCACTTTTCGGCGGACGAAGAACCAGTGGCGGTGCGCATGATCCACGCCGCCGGGATGGTGGACCTCGCCGCGCATATCCGCTTCTCGCCCGGCTTTGCACAAGCGGCCAGCGCCGCGCTGGCAGCCGGCGCGCCGGTGTTGTGCGATGCGCGGATGGTATCCGAAGGGATCACCCGCGCGCGCCTGTCGGCCAGCAATCCGATCGTCTGCACGCTCAATGCGCCGCCAGTTGCTGACATGGCGCGGGCGATGGGCAACACCCGTTCCGCCGCCGCGCTGGAACTGTGGCGGCCGCATCTGGCGGGTGCGGTGGTGGCCATCGGCAATGCGCCGACCGCGCTGTTTCATCTGCTGAACATGCTGGAAGACCCAGATTGCCCGCGCCCGGCGGCGATCATCGGCTGCCCGGTGGGTTTTGTCGGCGCGGCCGAATCCAAGGCCGCACTGTGGGACGCACTGCCAGTGCCGTGCTGCATCGTCGCGGGACGGCTGGGCGGCAGCGCGATCACGGTCGCGGCAATCAACGCTTTGGCAAGCCGCGCCGAATGA
- the cobW gene encoding cobalamin biosynthesis protein CobW — MPELSKVPVTIITGFLGAGKTTLISHLIRHAGGRRLAVVVNEFGSLGVDGQILESCAIPDCPAENIVELANGCICCTVADDFIPTVEKLLALDPRPDHILIETSGLALPKPLLKAFDWPAIRSRITVDGVLALADAEAVAAGRFAPDVAALDAQRAADPSIDHETPLSEVFEDQLACADMILLTKVDLAGPEGVASARAIIAAEISRAVPVIELTEGVVDPCVILGLDAAAEADIAARPSHHDGEDDHEHDDFDSTVVEWGEIADPAPLVTRIETLARDHHILRVKGYAAVAGKPMRLLVQAVGARVRYQYDRPWRPDEPRRTTLVAIAEHDHVDAEAIRAVLLA, encoded by the coding sequence ATGCCCGAACTGTCAAAGGTGCCGGTCACGATCATCACGGGCTTTCTGGGCGCCGGGAAGACCACGCTCATCAGCCACCTGATCCGCCATGCCGGCGGCCGCAGGCTGGCCGTGGTGGTAAACGAATTCGGCTCGCTGGGCGTGGATGGCCAAATTCTGGAATCCTGCGCCATTCCCGATTGCCCGGCGGAAAATATCGTCGAGTTGGCCAATGGTTGCATCTGCTGCACCGTGGCGGACGATTTCATCCCGACGGTGGAAAAGCTGCTGGCGCTCGATCCGCGCCCGGATCACATCCTGATCGAGACGTCTGGCCTCGCCCTGCCCAAGCCGCTGCTCAAGGCGTTCGACTGGCCCGCGATCCGCAGCCGTATCACCGTGGACGGCGTGCTGGCGCTGGCCGATGCCGAGGCGGTTGCAGCGGGACGGTTTGCGCCCGATGTGGCCGCGCTCGACGCGCAGCGCGCCGCAGATCCGAGCATCGATCACGAGACGCCGCTGTCAGAAGTGTTCGAGGATCAGCTTGCCTGCGCCGACATGATCCTCCTGACCAAGGTCGACCTGGCTGGACCCGAAGGCGTTGCCTCCGCGCGCGCGATCATCGCGGCGGAGATCAGCCGCGCGGTGCCGGTGATCGAACTGACCGAAGGCGTGGTCGATCCGTGCGTAATTCTTGGCCTTGATGCCGCCGCTGAGGCCGACATCGCCGCGCGCCCGTCGCACCACGATGGTGAGGACGACCACGAGCATGATGATTTTGACAGCACCGTGGTCGAATGGGGCGAGATCGCCGATCCGGCGCCGCTGGTCACGCGGATCGAGACGCTGGCGCGCGATCACCATATCCTGCGCGTAAAGGGCTATGCTGCCGTGGCGGGCAAGCCGATGCGGCTGTTGGTGCAGGCGGTGGGCGCGCGGGTGCGCTACCAGTACGATCGCCCATGGCGCCCGGATGAGCCGCGCCGCACCACACTGGTCGCCATTGCCGAACACGATCATGTCGATGCCGAGGCCATTCGCGCAGTGCTGCTGGCGTAG
- the cobN gene encoding cobaltochelatase subunit CobN, with product MHVIFRETHGMEETAVPQDLGQEPADLVVLSFSDSDLGAFAAAWHHARTADAAFPSLQLANLAALIHPLSVDTYVERTLSGAKAVLIRLIGGTPYWRYGLQQVEALARSRGIALAVLPGDGFEDARLDAASTVPVPALRDLAQWCDAGGMEAAQAALVALSRLAGLIDAPAQTCQPLPMAGGWHPDLGVVDPESFARDPARPLVLIVFYRSYLTAHDLDPFAALHAAFDRHGFDALSIFVPSLKAPQVRDQVDRWVCGLGPAAIINATAFSARGQDGDTPLDGAGVPVFQLALATSGRAGWAATSRGLSPADLAMHVVLPEIDGRVFAGVASFKEAGARDPALGFARTIHRADPDRIEAIAARVAGWVALAQSPVGDRRVALILSTYPGKAYQMAHAVGLDALASAEAILSDFSEAGYLTDARTDLSVRLASEHLRTSLTEYRKALAALPEALRAQLYATWGEPETDVAVVDGAFQFAALSVGNALVALQPERGERAHRDGDYHDLSRCPRHSYVAFYLWLRERGVDALVHIGAHGTLEWLPGKSVALSDACWPEALTGATPVIYPFIVNDPGEAAQAKRRIGAVTIGHVPPPLVQSESGAGLARIEALLDEFSNADGLDPARRDRLQQTIREEARVLGLEAELGLDGAATLVEAITRIDRFVCDVKESQFGDGLHVFGRGDQGAAERAGLLGAMDGRRVPAGPSGSPFRERSDVLPTGRNLYAIDPRAVPSRAAHAQGVTLAEELIRRHLQDHGDYPRGLVVDLWGSATMRTAGEEFAMALHLLGAKPLWDMTSERVTGVEILPLALLDRPRIDVTLRVSGLFRDAFPTLPMLFGQAVRALCLRDEPADWNPFAGQAAAPRVYGPAPGSYGIGLGDAAEVYTAAARRTAGEAWLAASDHAFDATFDAIGAIPDPDGLRQRVEGADAFVHLQDLPESDLLLAADYAAHEAGFAAAKALMGGTAALYHLDNRDPLHPAARTQTEEIARVVRARAAHPGYVAGMMRHGFRGGAELAATLDHMAAFAHLSGSVPPHLFDLYHDATLGRVDVRAFLDRENPGALAAMEARFAALHAAGLWQTRRNSILASLPGFEGWT from the coding sequence ATGCACGTCATCTTCCGCGAAACCCATGGGATGGAGGAAACCGCCGTCCCGCAGGATCTGGGGCAAGAGCCTGCGGATCTGGTGGTGCTGTCCTTTTCGGACAGCGACCTTGGGGCGTTCGCGGCAGCGTGGCACCATGCCCGCACGGCCGACGCAGCGTTTCCTTCGCTGCAACTCGCCAATCTGGCCGCGCTGATCCATCCATTGTCGGTCGATACTTATGTCGAACGGACGCTGTCGGGCGCAAAGGCGGTCCTAATCCGGCTGATTGGCGGAACGCCCTATTGGCGCTATGGACTGCAACAGGTCGAGGCGCTCGCCCGGTCGCGCGGCATCGCGCTGGCCGTGCTGCCCGGCGACGGTTTTGAGGACGCGCGGCTGGATGCGGCTTCGACCGTACCAGTGCCCGCGCTGCGCGACCTTGCGCAATGGTGCGACGCAGGCGGCATGGAGGCGGCACAGGCCGCGCTGGTCGCTCTGTCGCGGCTGGCAGGGCTTATCGACGCCCCTGCCCAAACATGCCAGCCGCTGCCGATGGCGGGTGGGTGGCATCCCGATCTGGGCGTGGTCGATCCCGAATCCTTTGCGCGCGATCCAGCCCGGCCGCTGGTCCTGATCGTGTTCTATCGTTCGTACCTGACCGCGCACGATCTGGACCCGTTTGCCGCCCTCCATGCCGCGTTCGACCGGCACGGCTTTGACGCGCTGTCGATTTTCGTCCCCTCGCTGAAGGCTCCGCAAGTGCGCGATCAGGTGGACCGCTGGGTGTGCGGCCTTGGCCCGGCGGCAATTATCAACGCCACCGCCTTTTCCGCGCGCGGCCAGGATGGCGATACCCCGCTCGATGGCGCGGGTGTTCCCGTGTTCCAACTGGCGCTGGCCACATCGGGCCGCGCCGGCTGGGCAGCGACTTCGCGTGGGCTGTCCCCTGCAGACCTCGCCATGCACGTGGTCTTGCCCGAGATTGATGGCCGGGTCTTTGCCGGGGTCGCCAGCTTCAAGGAAGCGGGTGCGCGCGATCCCGCACTAGGCTTTGCCCGCACCATTCATCGCGCCGATCCCGACCGGATCGAGGCGATTGCCGCGCGGGTGGCGGGCTGGGTCGCACTTGCGCAAAGTCCGGTGGGCGACCGGCGCGTCGCCCTGATCCTGTCGACTTATCCCGGCAAGGCATACCAGATGGCCCACGCCGTTGGGCTGGATGCGCTCGCCTCTGCCGAGGCGATATTGTCCGATTTTTCCGAAGCGGGATATCTCACAGATGCCCGGACCGATCTGTCCGTGCGCCTTGCCAGCGAGCATCTGCGCACGTCGCTGACCGAATATCGCAAGGCATTGGCGGCGCTGCCCGAAGCCTTGCGCGCGCAGCTTTACGCCACGTGGGGCGAGCCGGAGACCGATGTGGCCGTGGTCGATGGCGCCTTTCAATTTGCCGCGCTGTCTGTCGGCAATGCGCTGGTCGCGTTGCAGCCCGAACGGGGCGAGCGCGCCCATCGCGACGGGGACTATCACGATCTGTCCCGCTGCCCGCGCCATAGCTATGTCGCGTTCTATCTGTGGCTGCGCGAACGGGGCGTGGACGCGCTGGTTCATATCGGCGCGCATGGCACGCTGGAATGGTTGCCGGGCAAATCGGTGGCCTTGTCCGACGCCTGCTGGCCCGAGGCGCTGACCGGCGCGACACCGGTGATCTATCCCTTCATCGTCAACGATCCGGGCGAAGCCGCGCAGGCCAAGCGGCGCATCGGCGCCGTCACCATCGGGCATGTCCCGCCGCCCCTGGTGCAAAGCGAAAGCGGGGCGGGGCTGGCCCGGATCGAGGCGCTGCTAGATGAATTCTCCAATGCCGACGGGCTGGACCCCGCCCGCCGCGACCGTTTGCAACAGACCATCCGCGAGGAAGCGCGAGTGCTGGGGCTGGAGGCGGAACTGGGGCTCGATGGCGCGGCTACGCTAGTCGAGGCGATCACCCGGATCGATCGCTTTGTTTGCGACGTGAAGGAAAGCCAGTTCGGAGACGGGCTGCACGTGTTCGGGCGTGGCGATCAGGGGGCGGCCGAACGGGCAGGATTGCTGGGCGCAATGGACGGACGGCGCGTTCCTGCCGGTCCGTCCGGCTCCCCCTTCCGCGAGCGCAGCGATGTGCTGCCAACCGGGCGCAACCTCTATGCGATAGACCCCCGCGCGGTGCCGTCGCGCGCCGCCCATGCCCAGGGCGTAACACTGGCCGAAGAACTGATCCGGCGGCATTTGCAGGATCATGGCGATTATCCGCGCGGGCTGGTGGTCGACCTGTGGGGATCGGCCACGATGCGCACGGCGGGCGAGGAATTCGCCATGGCGCTGCACCTGCTGGGCGCAAAACCGCTGTGGGACATGACATCCGAACGGGTGACGGGTGTCGAGATCCTGCCGCTGGCGCTGCTCGACCGGCCTCGCATCGACGTGACCCTGCGCGTTTCCGGCCTGTTCCGCGATGCTTTCCCGACGCTGCCGATGCTGTTCGGACAGGCGGTGCGCGCCCTGTGTTTGCGGGACGAACCGGCGGACTGGAACCCGTTTGCGGGGCAGGCGGCGGCCCCGCGCGTCTATGGTCCGGCGCCCGGCAGCTATGGAATTGGCCTTGGCGATGCGGCCGAGGTCTATACTGCTGCGGCCCGGCGCACGGCGGGAGAGGCTTGGCTGGCGGCATCGGACCATGCGTTCGACGCGACCTTTGATGCAATCGGAGCCATCCCCGATCCAGATGGTCTGCGTCAGCGCGTGGAGGGGGCCGACGCCTTTGTCCATCTTCAAGACTTGCCCGAAAGCGATCTGTTGCTGGCCGCCGACTATGCCGCGCATGAGGCGGGCTTTGCCGCTGCCAAGGCGCTGATGGGCGGCACGGCGGCGCTCTATCACCTCGACAATCGCGACCCGCTGCATCCGGCCGCGCGCACCCAGACCGAAGAGATCGCCCGCGTGGTCCGTGCCCGTGCCGCGCATCCCGGCTACGTTGCAGGCATGATGCGGCACGGGTTTCGCGGAGGCGCGGAACTGGCCGCAACGCTGGACCATATGGCTGCCTTTGCCCATCTTTCGGGCAGCGTGCCGCCGCATCTGTTCGACTTGTATCACGATGCGACGCTGGGACGTGTCGATGTTCGCGCCTTCCTCGATCGCGAAAACCCCGGCGCGCTGGCGGCGATGGAAGCCCGCTTTGCCGCGCTCCATGCCGCCGGGCTGTGGCAGACCCGGCGCAATTCCATTCTCGCCAGCCTGCCCGGTTTCGAGGGCTGGACATGA